The nucleotide sequence GTATCAGTTATCGAAACATGGTGGATTTTATGATCGGAGCCAGGCATTATGTGGGCACTACGGATCAAATACGGCCTTTGTCCTGGGCCTGGAGAGATGGTGATTTTTTTAATTGGGCGGAGCAAAGTTTGGTTACCATGTTCTTGGCCAATCCCTCTGTGTTTAAAGATATGGAACAGACCATTCGGTATGTCCCCAACAGTGACTTTGATGATAAGTACCTGGGCAAATGGGGGAAGCTGCTTCCCTATGACGAAAATACCCCGGATCTTGTCCAGCTGATCCATTGGGATGCAGATGTGAAAATTTCCCAGCAATTGGAACATGAAATGCAGAAGTGCGAACTGGCCTATTTTCTTTACGCTTGGCCATACTTAGAGGGGTGGTTGCCCAGACAGAATTTCGAAGTCGTCTATGACTATCTGAAAGAAAAGTGGACTAAAAGTGAAGTGGGAGATTATTCCACTACAAAATACGATCAAAGTACCGACCATAATCTTCTGTCTCTAAAAACTTCCATAGGCACAACAAAAGGGGAAATGCCTCCGGGTTATTCCGTGATACCTAATCTGATGATGTACGAAGTGGCAAAAGATCAGGGGGAGCAAGATGCCGATAAATATTTCCATGCTGCCTATCAGCAAATGGAATGGCTGATCGAGTACTTGGATTGGCAGGATCCGATGGTGACAAAGGGCCAGCGGATGTCCGAACATGTGACCATGCGAGCCTTTGCCTATTTTTACCATGAATATCCCGACAGGGCCCCGAAAGGATTACACAAAAAGGTGGAAGAATGGGCAAAAGTGGCACTGGCAAGATCAGACAATTACTGGGATTTTAGAAAATACAGCGAAAAGGAATGGACACCGCCAAGTTGGAATGAAACAGGCAATGTATTGGGGTTTCCGGCAGCGGCGCTTTCTGCTATGTCTATATTGGAAGACAATGAACTGATTGCTGAACTGGAAATATTGGTTTGGTCGCACTTTGATAATGCATTTGGTAGAAACCCCACAGGAAGACATTTTTCATACAATGGGCCGGAAGAAATAGAAGGAGTGGACAAAGGTTGGTACAGCATGCACAAGGGGGGGATTGGCTTATTGGAGGAAGTCAAATTCGTCTTTGATGGCTCCCCAAAATCTTTCCATTATCCTAACCATCCGGAAGTTGGGAATTTAGGGTGGACGGAAGGATGGGTGCAGTTCAATACCGCTTATAATCTTAGCATGGCCTATTTGGCAAAGTATTACAGCAGTGTAAACCTTTTGCAGCAAAAGAACCAAATCATTGTCTCCCTAAAAGCCCCTGTTAATTTCCATCAGGAAAAGCGTGAAACAGCAGCTGTAAGATTGACCAATGAGCAGGGGCAAAGCATTGTGGTCACTGTGACTGAACATGATCCATATATGGATGAACTCAAAACAAATCTTAGGATCAAAAAAGGGATGCTGAAGATTGGTGATCAAAAACTTCCTGTCCGTAAGGGTGGAAAATTAACAGCCTCTTATGGCTATGGTTTTATGCAATCCGAAAACAGCCTAACTGTCCAATAAGAGGAAATGGAAGTTACCATAGATAAAACTTGCCCAAAGTCATTAATGCATAGCCTCATGCTTGTCTTTTTTCTTGTACTTGTTCTGCTGGGGTACAGCAGCTTGGCACAAACCGGTAAAAAAGCAATTGTTCCCAGTGCTAAAGCCAAAAGGAGTTATACTTTATTGCCTTTGGGGGATTCCATTACCGAGGGAGGAAGTTCCTTTTCCTCTTACTTATACCCCTTATGGGAGCAGCTTTTTACGGAAGGCTATCAGGTTGAGTTTATTGGCCCAAATAACAGCCCCTCCAGAATAGGAGGGATAGCCCATGCAGGTTTTGGAGGGAAAACTACGGAGTTTCTGGCGCAGCAGATTGATAGTATTTACCATCAATATCCTGCTGACATTGTATTGCTGCACAGTGGACATAACCATTTTTCTGAAGAAAAACCGATAGCCCAGATCATTGAAGCGCAAAGTACCATTATCCATAAAATTAAGAGGATAAATCCAGATGCCATTATTATGGTGGCTCAGGTCATTGAAAGTGGTAAGCTTCCAAAATATGCCTATCTGCCATCGCTTAATGCTGCCACTGCTTCCATGGTAAAGACATTGGAAGAGCAGTATGACGGCCTTTACTTAGTGGACCAGGCAACTGGATTTTTATGGAAAGAGCATACTGTAACGGATAAGGTACATCCCAATAAGGCCGGGGCTGAAATAATGGCAAAGAATTGGTTCAATGCCCTGAGAGAGGTTTTAAAAGCTCCCAAATGGTCATTGAAGCCAACTTTGGTTACCTATAAGGAGGTGGAAAACAGGGATTTAAAACTTCATATTTTTACTAAGAAACCAGGCAATATAGAAAAGAAGAAGCCCTGTATCCTGTTTTTCTTTGGTGGAGGATGGAAGGTGGGATCTCCCCTACAATTTTATAGAGAATGTGCGCATTTTGCCGAAAAAGGTTTTGTGGCCATCAGTGCAGACTATCGCATCGATTATCTGGATAAGTCCACCATCTTTGATTGTATCAGTGATGCCAAGTCTGCGGTCCGTTGGGTGAGGGAAAACGCGGAAGAGTTGGGAATAGATGCCGATAAAATAGCGGTGGCCGGTGCCTCAGCAGGAGGATATCTGGCTGCTGCCACTGCTACGGTTGATGGTTATGATAAAGCAGGGGAAAATCTGGTGATAAGTTCCCGGCCAAATCTGAATATCCTTTATTATCCGGTAATAGACAACGCACCTGGGGGATATGGTTCTGATGAGATGAAAGCAAATTACAAAGCAATCTCTCCCCTGTACTGTTTGGATCAAGAAGCTCCGCCTAGTCTTATTTTATTGGGAAGTGAAGACCCTTATTTGTCCGTCAATAATGCAGAGAAATACATAGACCAATTGAAAGCATTTGGTATCAAAGGAAAGCTAAAAGTTTATAGGGGAGCCGGCCACCCCATCTTTTATTACCGTAAGGGTGTGGGAGAGGCTTATTTCCACACTCTTAGGGATACAGAAGCCTTCCTGAAAAAACAGGGCTATTTCTATTGAATGCTTTTGTTTTTCTCATTAAGTCAAGATGATTTGGATGGAATGAAGCTTGGTTTGATTTAATACAATTTGACATAACCCCATAAGAATATGAATTATAGAAATCTAATAGTTGTTACATTATTTTTTTGTTTGATTGCCAATATAGGATGCCAATCCAATGAGGACAAACAAAATAGAGGGGCATCATTCAGGCAATTCAGCGGTATTTACCCTCATTTGGCTTATTATAATGATGAAGGAGAGTGTGGTACAGGGGCGGTGGTTCCATGGGCCGGTGGGCTTTGGGTGATCACTTATGGACCCCATATGCCTTATGGATCTTCGGATAAACTATATGAAGTGACCCCTGGATTGGAACAGATTGTCCATAAGGAAAGTATAGGAGGAACACCTGCCAATAGGATGATTCATGAAGAAAGTAAGCAGCTGTTTATTGGTCCTTATGCAATAGATGAGGAGGGAAAGCCAAGGGTGATATCTTATGATAAAATGCCTGGAAGGCATACTGGAAATGCTCGACACCTGACAGATCCAGAAAATAAAATCTACTATGGAACCATGGAAGAAGGATTTTATGAAGTGGATGTGGAGAGTTTAGAGGTAAAAGAACTATATGTGGATGGTAATCAGGTGAGGAGAAAGGGCGAGGAACCGCAGTTTAGTCCCTTGCTACCAGGAGCGCATGGAAAGGGCTTGTATTCTGGGCAGGGTGTAATGGTCTTTTCCAATAATGGGGAAGATGTGCCGGAGGCCAAAAGACAATTTGATATTGAAGCAGGGGCCTTGGCAGAGTGGGATGGAAAGAACTGGAAATTGGTGCGAAGAAACCAATTTGTCGAAATTACCGGTCCTGGAGGGATTTATGGTAATTCAAATCCGGAAACAGATCCTATTTGGGCTACAGGATGGGATCACAGATCTGTTTTACTTGGTGTAAGGGACAATAAGAAAGGTTGGGAGTTTTTTAGACTTCCGAAGGCTTCACATTCTTACGATGGGGCACATGGATGGAATACAGAATGGCCAAGAATTAGAGATATAGGAACTCAAAATGATCCTGATTACCTAATGACTATGCACGGTTTATTTTGGGATTTCCCTAAAACATTTAGCGTTGGAAATACTAAAGGGATAAGACCCAGGTCAGCCTATTTGAAGGTTATAGGCGATTACACCAGATGGAACGATCAGTTGGTGTTTGGTTGTGATGACTCTGCCCAAAAAGAGTTTTTGAACAAAAGAAACGTCAAAGGAAGCATTGAAGGTCCAGGCCAGTCCAATTCCAATCTTTGGTTTACAAGCATGGACAAGCCAGATCAGTTGGGACCAAATACAGCTGAGGGATCACTTTATATCAATGAAAATATTAAAGCAGGAGAAGCATCAGATCCATTTTTATTCGCAGGTTGGGACCAACGTATAGCATGGGTTGATAATAATGGAACATCCTCTGTCAATCTTACTTTTCAGGTTGATATCAGTGGTAATGGAGAATGGCAAGATCTTAAAGAAGTGGAAGTCCCAGCAAATAGCTCTGTGGATGTTTCATTTGAAAAAGAGGAAAAAGGGGAATGGATTAGGGTAATAGCTGATAAATCAACTAAAGGAACGGTGTTTTTTACTTACACAGACAACAGTCGATTTGACAGGTCTGATAAAGGAATGTTTGAGGGGATGGCCAGTATTGAGGAAGAAAGTTATAATGCAGGACTGCTTTATGGTTTAGGAGATAATAGAAGAAGTTTGGGGATTTTGGCAGGAAATGTTGAGCAGGGGAAATTTCAAAAAACAGCTTATTATGAATTGGATGGAAATATGAACTTGCTGAAAAAGGAAGATCCGAAAACATCTGATTTCATCGAAAATAAATTTGCCATTCCTAAAGAGGTGGTAAGTGTTGAAGAAAGTTCTGTGCTGGTAATTGACGACTTGGGTCGAAGATGGAGATTCCCTTTGGGAGATGCTCAGTTTGATAAGCTTACCAATAATGGTATTCAGCGGATTGCCAGAGAAGTAGCTACAGAGAGAGATCTGATGAATTTACATGGAACATTCTATGAATTACCAGCCGAAAATGCAGATGGTTTTGCAAAGGTAAGGCCTGTATCTTCCCATAATTTGGCAGTGTATGATTATGCCTCTTATAGGGGATTATTGGTGATGACCGGGATTGATCCTGAAATTGGGAATTCAGAACACGTGATTGTTTCTGAAGACGGAAAAGCTGCAGTATGGGCAGGAGTAATTGATGATTTATGGGAGTTGGGCAAGCCTATGGGGCAAGGAGGACCATGGAAAAACACTAAGGTTCAGGCTAATGAAAGTTCTGATCCATATTTGATAGGGTTTTATGATAAGAAGTCAATGACATTGTCTCATGATGCAGCTCAACCTGTTAACTTTACTGTAGAAGTAGAACCTATTGGACATGGTCCGTGGATGGAATATAAGACTTTTGAAGTAAAGCCAGGGGAGAAGCTGGAATATGTGTTCCCTGATGATTTCCAAGTAAGATGGATTCGATTTAGCGTTGATCAGGATTGCAAGGCTACCAGCTGGTTAGATTATAAATAAACAATATATCCAAAATAGATTATGATGAAGCAATATCTCTTTGCAGTAATTTTTACTTTGTTGGCTATAACTACTGGATATGGCCGGCAAAATGGTGTTTTGATAGAAGCGGAAAGCTTTGATGATTTAGGGGATTGGTTGGTAGACCCGCAGTTTGTCGAACAAATGGGATCTCCCTATTTGCTAGCACATGGCATGGGGGAGCCCGTGTCAAATGCCTCTACGAGCTTTAAAATCAAGGATAAAGGGGCATACCATATTTGGGTAAGGAGTAAGAACTGGGCTCCAGGGGACTGGAAAGCTCCAGGAAGGTTTCAATTGGCTGTAAATGGTAATGTACTGTCAAGTGAATTAGGAACCCAAGCAGGTTGGGGTTGGGAGTATGTAGGTATGGCTGAATTAAAGAAAAAGACTGTTGAGCTAGAGTTAATTGATTTGACAGGCTTTGATGGAAGATGTGATGCCATTTATTTTTCTCAATCAAGGGACGATGTTCCCCCTAGAGCTGGAAAGTCCTTGGCTGAATGGAGGAAAAGTGCCAAAGGTGAAAGTGACCAGCCAGCTGTAGTGGAAGAATATGATTTGGTGGTAGTTGGAGGTGGAATTGCCGGTTGTGCAGCAGCCATTGCCGCAGCGGAGCAAGGTCTGGAAGTTGCTCTGATTCATGATAGACCTGTATTGGGCGGAAATGCCAGTAGTGAAATTCGCGTGCATACATTAGGGATTTATGGCAATTTTGAAAGAATCCTCAAAATGCTGGATACGGAACATTATCCAAATGGCTCGCCAGAAGCTTATAGGGATGAAGATAAGCGTCATCAAAATATATCAAAATATAAGAATATAGCGCTATACACCAATTGGAGAGCTTATGATGCTTTGGCCGAGGGAAATACCATTACAGCGGTAGATGCAAGGCACACCTCAGCAGGAAAAAGAATCCGTTTCAAGGCACCTCGTTTTGTCGATTCAACAGGAGATGGCTGGATAGGCTATTGGGCTGGTGCAGAGTTTTCCTACGGTAGGGAAGCTGTAGATCAATATGGTGAGGCTTATGAAGAATGGGGAGAGTTGTGGTCTCCCAATAAAGCAGATGGATTCGTAATGGGTTCATCTGTGCTTTGGAGAACTTATCAAGCGGATAAAGCTTATGAATTCCCTAAAGTACCTTGGGCAGAAGAAGTAGCTATGGGACATGAAGCAAAAGCTGGTACATGGAAGTGGGAGCTTTCCCGTTTGGATTATCACCAAATAGAGGATGCAGAAGAAATCAGGGATCATATGCTAAAAGCTATCTATGGATCCTTTGCCAATCAAAAGGAGTTGCCAGGCATGGAAAAACTTAAATTTGAGTGGATTTCTTATTTAGTTGGGAAAAGAGAGTCCAGAAGGTTGGTAGGAGATTATATTTTTACTTTTAATGATGTAACGGAGCAAAGAAAGTTTTCTGATGCTGTGGTAATGGAAGAAAGGGAAGTGGACGTGCATTACCAACAAAATCTAAAAGATGCTTCAAAACCTGATTTTCTGTCAGAGGCCATATTTTACAGAACACCAATGTATTATATCCCTTATAGAAGCTTATATTCCAAAAATATCAGTAACCTATTTATGGCAGGGCGTAATTTCAGCTGTTCTCATATCGGCTTAGGAGGTCCAAGGGTAATGAGGACTACTGGTCAAATGGGGGCTGCAGTGGGCTTTGCTGCTGCCATTTGTGCCAAATACCAATGTGATCCTAGGTCTGTTTATGAGGATCATTTGGACGAATATTTAGAGTTAATAGAAAAGCAAAAGTGAAGTGCTATTATAGAAAATTAATGCTTTTTACTTTCCCCTTTTTGCTCTTATTGGGTTTTGAGGGGAAAGAACTTTTTAAACCTCTTTTTATGGAACTAACCTTAAAAAGCCAAGAAAATTATGATGGTATCTCTATAGGGAGTTATTCGGAAGACGATTATATTGAACCAATTAATATTGAATTGTACAATTTTCATGGAATTCCTGCTTTTTATAGTTCTGAATTTGCTACTGCAGTATGTGAAGATAAAATATGTGAATTATTGCATATCAAGTTGTTTTGGGATTTGACAGGTAATTATATTGGTTATGACACACTCGCAGGCCATCCTCTGACCAAATTTGACCATGAACCATTTGAAAAGGAGGATTATATAAAATTACATGAATTGCTCATGAATGATGGAACTATCTTAAAGTTCAAAAGAAAGGATGAGCTAATCGATAAGAAGATTTTGAGGCCTTCTGATGTAATTGATGGTACTACAGGTGCCACTGCTTTGGAAATAAAAGAAGAGGTGGTAAAGGGGGCACTTTATACCTCTTATACGCTTTGGCATATTGCACATAAAGGGGAAATACAAAACCTGCTCAATGAGCAAACTAAAAAGTCGTATACTAAAGAACTTGCCATTGAAATGATGAACTCCGATCGAGACAGCTATCGAATTTTTGCGGTAGATCAGTTAAGCGTAGATGAGCTTTCGGAAAATATCCCCTTTTTGATCATTGGCTTGAAGCAAGGTAATCCCCTTTTAAGGAAAACAATATTACAAAAGGTGCCTAGCCCACTTTGGAATGACTTGGATTTCCAGGCAAAGGTCTGCAGTTTGTATGGGCTTTTGGATGTCAATTCAAGGTTTTATTTGCTTCAAAGCTTGAAGGAAGTTGCCCTTGTTTATTCGCATAGTTTGGAAGAGCTCTCCAAGTATTTAAATAAAATGTCTAAGAATCAGCTGTTGGAATATTTGGAACTTGTGAGCAACTCAGGGGAGTTAAGCAATTCTTTGAAAACCAATTTGTCAGAATTTGCACGTAGTGAAAACAGGTATGGCTATCTTGTGATGGATTCAGGAATAGTAGAGGATTAAATCTTAAAGTCTATAGAATGAATTAAAGACTATTTTGTTTCAAAAATCCCTGTTTAAAGAAAAAAAAGAGCTTTTCCCTAATTATAAATTACTGGGGAAAAGCTCTTTTATAAGCTTAAATCAATTTATTTTTTAAAGGTCAATTCCAGGCTTTCATTGACTTTCATGGCTTTGGAGAATACATTCCCTTTGGTTAGGGCTTGTCCATTTACTTTGCAATCTTCTCCAAATGGGTTGATGATTTTTAAGGTTCCGCCTTTTGGTGAGTTGATGACAGCCTGTATTTCATCATGATTTATTTTTTCTGCACTAATTTCAAAATTACCTTGTGCCAAGAATCCATTAAAAGAGGCTTTTTCCCAATCTTTTGGAATGGCCGGGAAAAGACGGATAAAGTCTTCATGGCTTTGTAACAACATTTCCTGTAGTCCCGCGGCAAATGCAAAGTTACCCTCAAGGGTAAACGGACGGTAGTTTAAATTAGAATAGCCTTTGCCGGATTGGTCGCCGTTGACATGGAAGCTATTAGGCAAACAGAAGCTGCTGGCGAAAATCTTCAATGTTTCTGCAGCGCCTTCACCATCTAAGGCCCTTGCCTGTAAATTGCCGAGCCAGCTGAAGGAATA is from Echinicola marina and encodes:
- a CDS encoding discoidin domain-containing protein, which encodes MYKVKTFILTFVVFVGGATATFCQQNNLAVLGEVEASTDEEGEQVSQVIDGLKASGNGWKISGNEEASWIMVRLPGATEISTLMVAFDSFQTPLTSFKIQVMHNGQWRDIKNVTENDAFTVRVNPEKPILADRIRLYTEEKSEAVISEIEIYGQEYVDSSVEEVPRILVNQSGYNLHRTKRFSMPSAEEGTRFHVKSNSDDKVLYSGEINAGIGDITDFEPRSSEEFYIESAEERSYPFRIGINWLERISYRNMVDFMIGARHYVGTTDQIRPLSWAWRDGDFFNWAEQSLVTMFLANPSVFKDMEQTIRYVPNSDFDDKYLGKWGKLLPYDENTPDLVQLIHWDADVKISQQLEHEMQKCELAYFLYAWPYLEGWLPRQNFEVVYDYLKEKWTKSEVGDYSTTKYDQSTDHNLLSLKTSIGTTKGEMPPGYSVIPNLMMYEVAKDQGEQDADKYFHAAYQQMEWLIEYLDWQDPMVTKGQRMSEHVTMRAFAYFYHEYPDRAPKGLHKKVEEWAKVALARSDNYWDFRKYSEKEWTPPSWNETGNVLGFPAAALSAMSILEDNELIAELEILVWSHFDNAFGRNPTGRHFSYNGPEEIEGVDKGWYSMHKGGIGLLEEVKFVFDGSPKSFHYPNHPEVGNLGWTEGWVQFNTAYNLSMAYLAKYYSSVNLLQQKNQIIVSLKAPVNFHQEKRETAAVRLTNEQGQSIVVTVTEHDPYMDELKTNLRIKKGMLKIGDQKLPVRKGGKLTASYGYGFMQSENSLTVQ
- a CDS encoding alpha/beta hydrolase fold domain-containing protein — encoded protein: MLVFFLVLVLLGYSSLAQTGKKAIVPSAKAKRSYTLLPLGDSITEGGSSFSSYLYPLWEQLFTEGYQVEFIGPNNSPSRIGGIAHAGFGGKTTEFLAQQIDSIYHQYPADIVLLHSGHNHFSEEKPIAQIIEAQSTIIHKIKRINPDAIIMVAQVIESGKLPKYAYLPSLNAATASMVKTLEEQYDGLYLVDQATGFLWKEHTVTDKVHPNKAGAEIMAKNWFNALREVLKAPKWSLKPTLVTYKEVENRDLKLHIFTKKPGNIEKKKPCILFFFGGGWKVGSPLQFYRECAHFAEKGFVAISADYRIDYLDKSTIFDCISDAKSAVRWVRENAEELGIDADKIAVAGASAGGYLAAATATVDGYDKAGENLVISSRPNLNILYYPVIDNAPGGYGSDEMKANYKAISPLYCLDQEAPPSLILLGSEDPYLSVNNAEKYIDQLKAFGIKGKLKVYRGAGHPIFYYRKGVGEAYFHTLRDTEAFLKKQGYFY
- a CDS encoding FAD-dependent oxidoreductase gives rise to the protein MMKQYLFAVIFTLLAITTGYGRQNGVLIEAESFDDLGDWLVDPQFVEQMGSPYLLAHGMGEPVSNASTSFKIKDKGAYHIWVRSKNWAPGDWKAPGRFQLAVNGNVLSSELGTQAGWGWEYVGMAELKKKTVELELIDLTGFDGRCDAIYFSQSRDDVPPRAGKSLAEWRKSAKGESDQPAVVEEYDLVVVGGGIAGCAAAIAAAEQGLEVALIHDRPVLGGNASSEIRVHTLGIYGNFERILKMLDTEHYPNGSPEAYRDEDKRHQNISKYKNIALYTNWRAYDALAEGNTITAVDARHTSAGKRIRFKAPRFVDSTGDGWIGYWAGAEFSYGREAVDQYGEAYEEWGELWSPNKADGFVMGSSVLWRTYQADKAYEFPKVPWAEEVAMGHEAKAGTWKWELSRLDYHQIEDAEEIRDHMLKAIYGSFANQKELPGMEKLKFEWISYLVGKRESRRLVGDYIFTFNDVTEQRKFSDAVVMEEREVDVHYQQNLKDASKPDFLSEAIFYRTPMYYIPYRSLYSKNISNLFMAGRNFSCSHIGLGGPRVMRTTGQMGAAVGFAAAICAKYQCDPRSVYEDHLDEYLELIEKQK